One window of Chamaesiphon minutus PCC 6605 genomic DNA carries:
- a CDS encoding glycerophosphodiester phosphodiesterase, producing MNKLHRNSVAQPSSISIVAHRGKTATIKSENTIEAFKKAIEIGIPQIEFDLRMSQDGYIVSYHDRTIVRDTPTQDEIEIADLKYHELQSIAKSQGFEVPLFEDILKLCRDRVALDIEIKEEGYEDRIVELATQYLDYSNFVIKSFNDDSVRKIKDLDPQVVVGLLLGKVRGKFPLLSILAQFFPEYRIFKTGADFVAPHFRLLKFGFLWRMKLLNRSVYVWTVNEERRLSKLLRTKDIAAIITDKPELAMKILDSLHQQRLGDGVAPLMSRDYIQ from the coding sequence ATGAATAAATTACATCGCAACTCGGTGGCGCAGCCGTCGAGCATCAGCATTGTGGCTCATCGAGGCAAAACAGCGACGATTAAATCTGAGAATACAATTGAAGCTTTTAAAAAAGCGATCGAGATCGGCATTCCGCAGATCGAATTCGATCTGCGGATGTCTCAAGATGGCTATATTGTTAGTTATCACGATCGCACGATCGTTCGCGATACTCCAACTCAAGATGAGATCGAGATTGCGGATCTCAAATATCACGAACTCCAATCGATCGCCAAAAGTCAAGGGTTTGAGGTGCCATTATTTGAAGATATTCTCAAGCTTTGTCGCGATCGCGTCGCCCTAGATATCGAAATTAAAGAAGAAGGTTATGAAGATCGAATTGTTGAGTTAGCTACTCAGTATTTAGACTATTCTAATTTCGTTATCAAATCTTTTAATGATGATTCTGTGAGGAAAATTAAAGATTTAGATCCACAGGTTGTGGTAGGACTATTATTAGGAAAAGTGCGTGGTAAGTTTCCACTGCTAAGTATTTTAGCTCAATTTTTTCCTGAGTATCGCATCTTTAAAACTGGTGCAGATTTTGTCGCTCCACATTTTCGACTCCTCAAGTTTGGATTTTTGTGGCGGATGAAATTACTCAATCGCTCGGTTTATGTGTGGACGGTAAATGAGGAGCGGCGATTATCTAAACTGCTGCGAACTAAGGATATCGCAGCAATTATTACAGATAAACCAGAATTAGCAATGAAAATCCTCGATTCGCTCCACCAGCAGCGGCTGGGCGATGGTGTCGCTCCACTAATGAGCCGCGATTACATCCAGTAG